In one window of Leptospira sp. WS92.C1 DNA:
- a CDS encoding STAS domain-containing protein → MGADDFPNLDKEEVDFTLKELTVNLQKKDLPNNLPKEAVVLKISGEINLYSAHALKEKIFDLIDKGFVYIFINMENIHYIDSSGLAVFMSVHAKLIKNEKGGLAMYAPSSQVIKIIELTKLKTLIRMTKTLTDAIDVLLN, encoded by the coding sequence AGAAGTAGACTTTACCTTGAAAGAGCTTACGGTAAATCTTCAGAAAAAAGATCTTCCAAACAACTTACCAAAAGAAGCGGTGGTTTTAAAAATTAGCGGAGAAATTAATCTTTATTCTGCACACGCACTTAAGGAAAAAATTTTTGATCTCATTGACAAAGGTTTCGTTTATATTTTTATAAATATGGAAAACATTCATTACATAGACTCCTCCGGTTTGGCCGTATTTATGAGCGTTCATGCAAAGCTTATAAAAAACGAAAAAGGAGGTTTGGCAATGTATGCGCCTTCTTCTCAAGTGATCAAAATTATCGAACTTACAAAACTCAAAACTTTAATTCGAATGACAAAAACTCTCACGGACGCAATCGACGTTCTCCTCAATTAA
- a CDS encoding uracil-DNA glycosylase family protein has protein sequence MKNRKSEYSRHIDRLLSCRKCPKMEGNPVHGCVPSSRIISLGQAPGVHEERFGKPFAYTAGKTLFGWLKRIGIEEESFRKRVNMSAVCRCFPGKAKTGDRKPNPIEVKNCSEFLEFEIQFHKTELIIPIGKLAIDQLFDSKNYKLEDVIGGSFSRELYGIQLDWIPLPHPSGLNVWNHTEKGKELIQKALEKIRKHPVVKDEFGL, from the coding sequence ATGAAAAACAGAAAATCAGAATATTCTAGACATATAGATCGTTTATTAAGTTGTAGAAAATGTCCGAAAATGGAAGGAAACCCCGTTCACGGATGCGTTCCTTCGTCAAGAATTATCAGCTTAGGTCAAGCGCCCGGGGTTCACGAAGAAAGATTCGGGAAGCCATTTGCTTATACTGCGGGAAAAACCCTTTTTGGTTGGCTTAAACGAATCGGAATTGAAGAAGAGAGCTTTCGGAAGAGAGTAAATATGTCCGCTGTATGTAGATGTTTTCCTGGAAAAGCAAAAACAGGTGATCGCAAACCTAATCCAATTGAAGTTAAAAATTGCTCCGAATTTTTAGAATTCGAGATTCAATTTCATAAGACGGAATTGATCATTCCCATCGGTAAACTTGCGATCGATCAGTTGTTTGATAGTAAGAATTATAAATTGGAAGATGTGATCGGTGGGAGTTTTTCGCGGGAACTCTACGGGATCCAATTGGATTGGATCCCGCTGCCGCATCCGTCTGGACTGAACGTGTGGAATCATACCGAAAAGGGTAAGGAATTAATACAAAAAGCCCTTGAAAAGATCCGAAAACATCCTGTTGTAAAAGATGAATTTGGTCTTTAA
- a CDS encoding DUF1564 family protein — protein sequence MGNDKLNKEILSTSLKNSKITCSFLVPLRVYKKLPRDSQKKIGKNLKILLQKHRARILKSKRIHNRTSTSLYQRKGNDLIKFNVRISESDWEQLTVLSRSHGVSNCYLYYILLNWEYLSAENIMISSYKYNFDKKQNIALIWFLDLNFSFSRRQILLTKRFPLEGIG from the coding sequence GTGGGAAACGATAAGCTTAATAAAGAAATTCTTTCTACGTCTCTTAAAAATTCAAAAATTACCTGTTCATTTTTAGTTCCTCTAAGAGTATATAAAAAGTTGCCTCGGGACTCTCAAAAAAAAATAGGTAAAAATTTGAAAATTCTCCTTCAAAAGCATCGAGCGAGAATTTTAAAAAGTAAGCGAATTCACAATCGAACTTCAACTTCTCTTTATCAGAGGAAAGGTAATGATTTAATTAAATTTAATGTAAGAATTTCTGAATCCGATTGGGAACAACTTACAGTTCTGTCGAGATCACATGGAGTTTCTAATTGTTATCTATATTATATTTTGTTGAATTGGGAATATCTATCCGCAGAGAATATTATGATTTCTAGTTATAAATATAATTTTGACAAAAAGCAAAATATTGCTTTGATTTGGTTTTTGGATTTAAATTTTTCTTTTTCTCGAAGGCAAATTTTGTTAACAAAACGATTTCCATTAGAAGGAATTGGTTAG
- a CDS encoding TIGR01777 family oxidoreductase has translation MKIGITGGTGLIGRTLALRLSETGRFVRIFTRSSDIPSIFRGKKNLELSQCDFPKTKDLEGLDCIVNLAGSPIAGLRWNLAVKNEIRSSRVNYTQNLVESLLKVAGTPPKIFLQGSAIGYYGSFNDDSAIFSEDSSVGSDFLALLCKDWETASQKISELGIRLVRLRTGIVLSPFGGALSSMLPSFRLGLGGPIGTGKQILSWIHIEDAVNSIIHIIERNDLSGFFNLVSPNPVRNEIFTESLSRILNRPAFLRVPAIILKGLFAEGADVILKGQYVVPTRLQNSQYSFLFPELETALRDLLIKK, from the coding sequence ATGAAAATCGGTATAACGGGTGGAACTGGCTTAATTGGCAGAACACTCGCTTTACGCTTGAGCGAAACTGGAAGGTTTGTAAGAATTTTTACTCGGTCTTCCGACATCCCTTCGATTTTTAGGGGGAAAAAGAACTTAGAGCTTTCTCAATGTGATTTTCCAAAAACTAAAGACTTAGAAGGTTTAGATTGCATTGTAAATCTTGCCGGATCTCCAATTGCCGGTTTACGATGGAATTTAGCAGTAAAGAATGAAATTCGTTCCTCTCGGGTAAATTATACTCAGAATTTGGTTGAATCTCTTTTAAAAGTTGCGGGAACTCCACCGAAAATTTTTTTACAAGGGTCTGCAATCGGGTATTATGGTTCTTTTAATGATGATTCCGCTATCTTTTCCGAAGATTCTTCCGTCGGAAGTGATTTTTTAGCGCTCCTCTGTAAGGATTGGGAGACAGCCTCTCAGAAAATTTCAGAACTTGGAATACGATTAGTGAGGCTAAGAACTGGAATCGTTTTAAGTCCTTTTGGTGGGGCGTTGAGCAGCATGTTACCCTCTTTTAGGCTAGGACTTGGAGGACCTATTGGGACAGGAAAACAGATTTTAAGTTGGATTCATATCGAAGATGCTGTAAATTCGATAATTCATATTATTGAACGAAACGATTTGTCAGGTTTTTTTAATTTAGTATCTCCGAATCCAGTTCGAAATGAAATTTTCACCGAAAGCTTATCACGTATTTTAAATCGACCTGCTTTTTTAAGAGTTCCCGCAATCATACTCAAGGGTTTATTTGCAGAAGGAGCAGATGTAATTCTTAAAGGACAATATGTAGTTCCTACAAGATTGCAAAATTCACAGTATTCATTTTTGTTTCCAGAATTAGAGACTGCTTTGCGGGATCTCCTCATTAAAAAGTAG
- a CDS encoding tetratricopeptide repeat protein has translation MSEKDKKKKAASGKKRILQEIKKENFLFALTLIDREISSGNEDPELYYNFAICCARTDNFKKCVSILEDLLEKFPRFGERENSILMIIYSLIQNKDHKKALERCEDRLKLQVDDLRILSMKAFALEKLGKIDEAIETHKRILRLRPEYKNSLNSLGYLLLNHKEPNPEEWKLAADCLKSVLKEEPENPAYLDSFGILLSKAGKKEEAILAFRKALLKAPTHPEILRHIEKVEESS, from the coding sequence ATGTCTGAGAAGGATAAAAAGAAAAAAGCGGCCTCGGGTAAAAAAAGAATTCTCCAGGAAATTAAAAAAGAGAATTTTCTTTTTGCTCTTACATTGATTGATCGTGAAATTTCTTCCGGAAACGAAGATCCGGAGTTATATTATAATTTTGCAATCTGTTGTGCGCGGACTGATAACTTTAAAAAATGTGTTTCGATTCTTGAAGACCTACTCGAAAAATTTCCGAGATTCGGCGAACGCGAAAATTCTATTCTTATGATTATCTATTCTTTGATTCAGAATAAAGATCATAAAAAGGCTTTGGAACGTTGTGAGGATCGGTTAAAGCTGCAAGTCGATGATCTTAGAATTCTTTCCATGAAAGCGTTTGCTCTCGAAAAATTGGGAAAAATCGATGAGGCGATTGAAACTCATAAAAGAATCTTGAGACTGCGACCCGAATATAAAAATAGCCTAAATTCGCTTGGATATTTGCTTTTAAATCATAAGGAACCAAATCCAGAAGAATGGAAATTAGCCGCCGACTGTTTGAAATCGGTTCTGAAAGAGGAACCGGAAAATCCAGCTTATTTGGATTCATTTGGAATTCTTCTCTCGAAAGCGGGGAAAAAGGAAGAAGCCATTTTAGCGTTTCGAAAGGCTCTCTTAAAAGCTCCGACACACCCTGAGATTCTTAGACATATAGAAAAAGTAGAAGAGTCTTCTTGA
- the surE gene encoding 5'/3'-nucleotidase SurE, translating into MNILITNDDGIASAGIKALEEILQKEHDTFLIAPLRERSATSMALSIYDSMRVEKINDNHYIVDGYPADCVNIGLHGEIFPKIDMVLSGINRGVNMGHDVHYSGTVGAARHGAIHRKLSLAVSSGNIDKEYNYIREAEFVLDFIKNFSKLLKIGTIYNLNIPVDFGSSVENLRVTRLGTRTYEDTYSKKNIIGGIADFYLGGSDLGHFEEEGTDFSAFFSGKISLTPLSLDQTEFSTLEKLSETLSKNV; encoded by the coding sequence ATGAATATTTTGATTACGAATGATGATGGAATCGCCTCGGCAGGAATCAAAGCTCTTGAGGAAATTCTTCAAAAAGAACACGATACATTCCTGATCGCTCCATTACGCGAAAGATCGGCCACTTCGATGGCTCTTTCTATTTATGATTCGATGCGAGTTGAGAAGATCAATGACAACCATTATATCGTAGACGGATATCCCGCGGATTGTGTGAACATAGGATTACATGGAGAAATTTTTCCAAAGATAGATATGGTCTTATCTGGCATCAACCGGGGAGTGAATATGGGGCACGACGTTCATTACTCGGGAACCGTGGGAGCTGCAAGACACGGTGCGATTCATCGCAAACTTTCTTTAGCGGTAAGTTCCGGAAATATCGATAAAGAGTATAATTATATTCGAGAAGCTGAATTCGTTTTGGATTTTATCAAAAATTTCTCAAAGCTGCTTAAAATCGGAACAATCTATAATCTCAATATTCCCGTCGATTTTGGTTCTTCGGTGGAGAATCTTAGAGTCACCAGATTGGGAACGCGTACTTACGAAGACACATATTCCAAAAAGAATATTATCGGTGGAATTGCGGATTTTTATTTGGGAGGTTCCGATCTGGGACATTTCGAAGAGGAAGGAACCGACTTTTCCGCATTTTTTTCGGGTAAGATTTCTTTGACTCCTTTGTCTCTAGACCAGACCGAATTTTCAACTTTGGAAAAACTTTCTGAAACGTTAAGTAAGAATGTCTGA
- the sppA gene encoding signal peptide peptidase SppA gives MERNRLALAITFVLTILAVLIGLVNISLATGTSKYSRTTGGTFFSTAPIGAALIKVEGEIHSGHSTFESTGADSILQKLRDIEQNPNIKGILIEINSPGGTVGASQEIYNELMRLRKTRKIVVSMKDMAASGGYYIAASADKIFALSGTITGSIGVIAMAPNIKGLLDRYGIKMRTYKEGKYKDSLSLFRDSTSEEDEMIQKMLSDTYNEFIQDVAKGRNQTIKSVQTLAEGRIYSGQDAFRNKLVDEIGGRKEALEELSRLCQYDGEIPLYEEEESPFDRLFMMLGAKMNSFSSERIFFKEFKNSPVLIILPQALR, from the coding sequence GTGGAAAGAAACCGTCTTGCTTTAGCAATTACATTTGTCCTAACAATTTTGGCAGTCCTGATCGGACTTGTAAATATCTCCCTTGCTACAGGTACTTCGAAATACTCTCGAACTACCGGAGGAACTTTTTTTAGCACGGCGCCTATCGGTGCCGCGTTGATTAAAGTAGAAGGTGAAATTCATTCCGGACATTCTACATTCGAGTCGACCGGAGCTGACAGCATTCTTCAAAAATTAAGGGATATAGAACAAAATCCGAATATTAAAGGAATCTTAATCGAAATCAATTCACCGGGCGGGACGGTCGGAGCTTCGCAAGAAATCTATAACGAACTGATGCGTCTTCGAAAGACAAGAAAGATCGTAGTGTCGATGAAAGACATGGCGGCTTCCGGAGGTTATTATATCGCAGCTTCCGCCGATAAAATTTTTGCACTATCAGGAACGATCACAGGATCAATCGGTGTGATTGCAATGGCACCGAACATCAAAGGTCTTTTGGATCGATACGGAATTAAGATGAGAACGTATAAAGAAGGGAAATATAAGGATTCATTGTCATTGTTTCGCGATTCGACCTCCGAAGAAGATGAGATGATTCAGAAAATGCTTTCGGATACTTATAATGAGTTCATTCAAGACGTTGCGAAAGGAAGAAATCAAACTATAAAGTCGGTTCAAACCCTTGCGGAAGGTAGGATTTACTCCGGGCAAGACGCGTTTAGAAATAAACTCGTGGATGAGATCGGCGGAAGAAAAGAGGCCTTGGAAGAATTATCCAGACTTTGTCAATATGATGGAGAAATTCCTCTTTATGAGGAAGAAGAATCTCCTTTTGATCGGCTATTTATGATGTTGGGTGCGAAGATGAATTCTTTTTCGAGTGAAAGAATTTTCTTTAAAGAATTTAAAAATTCCCCCGTTTTAATCATTCTTCCTCAGGCACTTAGGTAG
- a CDS encoding efflux RND transporter permease subunit: MKSIIESFIKNRLFMYLGMIFIFLSGVVSLLGLRRDAFPNVDMKQMVISTKFPGASPADVELRVTYPIEERLKEIDGIDEIRSFSRNSVSDIDVRVSLEEKDPEKVLNEIRRAVDNSMAEFPPQVTEKPKMTERKSGSFPILEFSIFGGKDEIELHTTAEFIERELEKIPGVARVDVFGKRDREWQILVNANKLKQYALDLSDIVGTIRNRNINLPAGSVDSENAFDLRIDGEFKDPSEIGRIPTRTNEIFSTVKLSDIARVEDTFEYPRFLAIANGKQGLILSVIKKERADAIDVADNVHVRLKELGDTFPKGMKTFVLNDEAKRTKNRLSVVSSNALIGFIIVFGILFLFLDFRTATLTSLSLPFSMLMTFAVLPFFDVSFNMISMMGLIISLGMLVDNSIVISENIYTYLAEKNDSYTASLKGTVEMIVPIFGSYLTTVTAFLPMLFMTGIMGKFIWEIPLVVIVALTASLIESFLFLPARIAAFAKTPEELKIKGRFRQKMDSIFSSIDNGFLRFVSFNIKHKKASFGIIILLVFGSCGAMSQMDFILFPKEDIEIIMIKAEFSPTSRIFQTREKMKYMEAVVQKIPKEELVSYSTKIGVQQTDPDDPLSRFGENLAVILIYLTPEVTRDRKASEILRSIEADLRKTPGINELFLEEFGNAPPIGAPITISIQGRDYETLKKISSELQAFLKSIPGVFSVRDDYRFGRKQMYIQLDEGLESFTGVSTLSAANGLRAAYDGERAGTVRKGRTKIYLRVLYDRDFRKNPNEIKTIPLRNKAGNITNLAKISRMDLIESPELLAHKDFERAITVNGDVKLDEITAHDANQRVANEFKPLIERQYPGISLTFGGEEKDTQRSMASLGKAGIIAIFGIFGILALTIRSFWKPVLILSTIPLGIIGIVIGFPLSGKSISFLAMIGIIGLAGVLVNASIVLVDCIDSIQKGSKASMDEILIEASQRRFRPILLTTLTTVAGLLPTAYSLGGSDPVLIPMTLALGWGLGFGTLGSLLYVPVTLSVFNDLGAKFSKKSKKK; encoded by the coding sequence ATGAAATCAATCATTGAATCGTTTATCAAAAACCGCCTTTTTATGTATCTTGGGATGATTTTCATCTTCTTGTCCGGAGTCGTTTCTCTTTTAGGTCTTCGTCGCGACGCTTTCCCCAACGTAGATATGAAACAAATGGTTATTTCCACAAAGTTTCCCGGCGCGTCTCCGGCCGATGTGGAATTGCGAGTCACTTATCCTATCGAAGAACGTCTCAAAGAAATCGACGGAATCGACGAAATCCGTTCTTTCTCTCGTAACTCCGTTTCCGATATCGACGTAAGGGTCAGCTTAGAAGAAAAGGATCCGGAGAAAGTTCTCAACGAAATCAGACGCGCAGTTGACAACTCGATGGCGGAATTCCCGCCTCAGGTGACGGAAAAACCAAAAATGACCGAACGGAAGTCTGGCTCCTTTCCGATTCTTGAATTCTCCATTTTTGGAGGCAAGGACGAAATCGAATTGCACACAACCGCGGAATTTATCGAGCGGGAACTTGAAAAAATTCCGGGTGTAGCGAGAGTGGATGTCTTCGGAAAAAGAGATAGAGAATGGCAAATCCTTGTAAACGCAAACAAGCTTAAACAATATGCATTAGATTTATCTGATATAGTTGGGACGATCCGAAATCGAAATATAAATCTTCCAGCCGGTTCCGTTGATTCCGAAAACGCGTTTGATCTTAGAATCGATGGAGAATTTAAAGATCCTTCCGAGATCGGAAGAATTCCCACTCGAACAAATGAGATTTTTTCGACGGTTAAGTTATCCGATATAGCTAGGGTCGAGGATACGTTCGAATATCCGCGTTTTCTTGCGATTGCAAACGGAAAACAGGGATTGATCCTTTCGGTGATCAAAAAAGAAAGAGCCGATGCAATCGACGTTGCGGATAACGTTCACGTTCGACTCAAAGAACTTGGCGACACGTTTCCAAAGGGAATGAAAACCTTTGTGTTAAATGACGAAGCCAAAAGAACTAAAAATCGACTGAGTGTGGTTTCTTCAAACGCGTTGATCGGATTTATTATCGTGTTTGGAATCTTATTTTTATTTTTAGATTTTAGAACCGCAACTTTGACATCGCTCTCACTTCCATTTTCGATGTTGATGACTTTTGCAGTCCTTCCTTTTTTCGACGTTTCTTTTAATATGATCTCGATGATGGGTTTGATCATATCCCTTGGGATGCTCGTGGATAATTCGATCGTTATCTCGGAGAATATTTATACTTATCTTGCGGAGAAAAACGATTCTTATACGGCTTCTTTAAAAGGAACAGTCGAGATGATCGTTCCTATTTTTGGATCGTATCTCACGACTGTAACCGCGTTTCTTCCTATGCTTTTTATGACCGGAATTATGGGTAAGTTTATCTGGGAAATTCCATTAGTGGTAATCGTGGCGCTCACAGCGAGTCTCATCGAATCCTTTTTATTCTTACCCGCACGAATCGCGGCCTTTGCAAAAACTCCGGAAGAATTAAAGATCAAAGGTCGATTCCGGCAAAAGATGGACTCCATCTTTTCTTCGATTGACAATGGCTTTTTAAGATTTGTATCTTTCAACATAAAACATAAAAAAGCGTCCTTTGGAATCATAATTCTTTTGGTGTTCGGATCCTGCGGAGCCATGTCTCAAATGGACTTCATTCTTTTTCCTAAAGAAGACATTGAAATCATCATGATCAAGGCGGAGTTTTCTCCCACTTCTCGGATCTTTCAAACTCGCGAAAAGATGAAATATATGGAAGCGGTTGTTCAAAAAATTCCCAAAGAAGAGTTGGTCAGTTATTCCACAAAAATCGGAGTTCAACAAACAGATCCGGACGATCCTTTATCGCGTTTCGGAGAAAATCTCGCGGTCATTCTAATCTATCTCACACCCGAGGTAACAAGGGATAGAAAGGCCTCCGAAATTCTACGCTCGATCGAAGCGGATCTACGCAAGACTCCGGGAATCAACGAGCTCTTTTTGGAAGAATTCGGAAACGCTCCCCCAATCGGAGCTCCGATCACGATTTCCATTCAGGGAAGAGATTACGAAACTCTAAAGAAGATTTCTTCCGAACTCCAGGCATTTCTAAAATCCATACCGGGTGTGTTCTCGGTTCGAGACGATTACCGATTCGGACGTAAACAAATGTATATTCAACTGGACGAAGGACTTGAAAGTTTTACCGGAGTATCTACCCTCTCCGCCGCGAATGGACTTCGCGCGGCTTATGACGGAGAAAGAGCGGGTACGGTAAGAAAAGGAAGAACTAAAATTTATCTAAGGGTTCTTTACGATAGGGACTTCCGCAAAAATCCAAACGAGATCAAAACAATCCCTCTCCGAAACAAGGCAGGGAATATCACAAACCTTGCGAAAATTTCCCGTATGGATCTGATCGAATCCCCGGAACTTCTTGCGCATAAGGATTTTGAAAGAGCGATCACCGTGAACGGCGACGTAAAGTTAGACGAAATTACTGCCCATGACGCAAACCAAAGAGTGGCAAACGAATTCAAACCTTTGATCGAAAGACAATATCCAGGAATTTCTCTTACATTCGGCGGAGAAGAAAAGGATACTCAACGATCCATGGCATCCTTGGGAAAAGCGGGAATCATCGCCATCTTTGGAATCTTTGGAATCCTAGCGCTGACGATCCGGAGTTTTTGGAAACCGGTTTTGATTCTCAGCACAATTCCTTTGGGAATCATCGGAATCGTTATCGGATTTCCGCTTTCCGGAAAATCCATCAGCTTTTTAGCAATGATCGGAATCATAGGTTTGGCCGGAGTTCTTGTAAACGCGTCGATCGTATTGGTGGATTGTATCGATTCGATTCAAAAAGGCTCCAAAGCGAGCATGGATGAAATATTGATCGAAGCAAGCCAGAGAAGATTCAGGCCGATTCTTCTCACCACGTTAACCACCGTTGCAGGTTTATTACCCACCGCATACAGCCTCGGCGGATCGGATCCGGTATTAATTCCGATGACACTGGCGCTGGGATGGGGGCTCGGTTTCGGAACGTTAGGAAGCCTTCTTTATGTTCCCGTGACTCTATCCGTCTTTAATGATCTCGGAGCAAAATTTTCGAAAAAATCGAAGAAGAAATAA
- a CDS encoding TetR/AcrR family transcriptional regulator translates to MSIIALVKYETNPGKKESKKSVETRDKLLEATLTVFGSKGFHEARVEDITAQAGFAKGTFYEHFKSKDDLIYILIDYAARKDLEITQSLFQKCSSSINIREEYLKPILLDIHSKKELNRVCYQFLTNEILTKEKAQKKVDYYNRLYHRYHLKNIERAQNLNYIKKDFNKEEIFLTFRYLIEGFTINQAYSLFCSKNGTAEIDSILKLFDRSLLVKETHQ, encoded by the coding sequence TTGAGTATCATAGCGCTTGTAAAATACGAAACAAATCCGGGAAAGAAGGAATCCAAAAAATCCGTCGAAACCCGTGACAAACTCTTAGAGGCGACTCTAACCGTATTTGGAAGCAAAGGATTTCATGAAGCAAGGGTAGAAGACATCACTGCTCAAGCCGGATTCGCCAAGGGAACATTTTACGAACATTTTAAAAGTAAGGACGATTTGATTTACATTTTAATCGACTATGCTGCGAGAAAGGATTTAGAGATAACCCAATCTCTTTTTCAAAAGTGTTCGAGTTCGATCAATATCCGTGAAGAATATTTGAAACCCATTCTTCTTGATATTCATTCCAAAAAAGAACTCAACCGGGTTTGTTATCAATTTCTCACAAACGAAATCTTAACCAAAGAAAAAGCACAGAAAAAGGTCGATTACTACAACCGTTTGTATCATAGATATCATCTCAAAAATATAGAACGCGCGCAAAATCTGAACTATATAAAAAAGGATTTTAATAAGGAAGAAATTTTTTTAACATTTAGATATCTGATCGAGGGCTTTACCATCAATCAGGCGTATTCTTTGTTTTGTTCAAAAAACGGAACCGCAGAGATCGATTCGATTCTTAAACTCTTTGATCGATCTCTCCTTGTAAAAGAAACGCATCAGTAA
- a CDS encoding MBL fold metallo-hydrolase, whose amino-acid sequence MANILKKRNENLEGEFYVDTTCIDCETCRVLAPATFSEKNGASYVWKQPTSETETLEALRALIACPTASIGTKDRIDLQSAKDTFPSRIQDEVYYCGYHSKESYGAFSYLIVRPDGNILIDSPRFVSSLAEKIEKLGGIRYHFLTHRDDIADHEKFRKTFGCERIIHEGDQSAVPSAEMILKGNSPWDLAQDIKLIPTPGHTRGHAVLLYQNRFLFTGDHLAYDPVQNQLIAFRNVCWYSWNEQTNSMKRLKEYSFEWILPGHGYPIHSDRNRIRTLLANCVSWMEKG is encoded by the coding sequence ATGGCGAATATTTTAAAAAAGAGAAACGAAAATTTGGAAGGCGAATTCTACGTGGATACGACCTGTATTGATTGCGAAACTTGTAGAGTTCTTGCACCGGCCACATTTTCGGAAAAGAACGGGGCTTCCTATGTATGGAAACAACCTACCTCGGAAACGGAAACTCTGGAAGCACTCAGGGCTCTGATCGCCTGCCCTACCGCTTCCATAGGAACCAAAGATAGAATCGATCTTCAATCGGCCAAGGATACGTTTCCTTCTCGGATCCAGGACGAGGTCTATTACTGCGGTTATCATTCCAAAGAATCTTACGGAGCCTTTTCCTATCTGATCGTTCGACCCGACGGAAATATATTGATCGATTCTCCGCGGTTTGTTTCCTCGCTTGCGGAGAAAATCGAAAAACTGGGAGGAATTCGTTATCATTTTTTAACACATAGAGACGATATCGCCGATCATGAAAAGTTTAGAAAAACCTTCGGTTGTGAAAGAATCATCCATGAGGGAGATCAAAGTGCCGTACCTTCCGCCGAAATGATTCTAAAAGGAAATTCTCCCTGGGATTTGGCTCAGGACATAAAACTCATTCCCACTCCCGGACATACACGAGGGCATGCGGTCTTACTTTATCAAAATCGATTTCTTTTTACGGGGGATCATCTCGCTTACGATCCCGTCCAAAATCAATTGATCGCCTTTCGAAATGTATGTTGGTATTCTTGGAACGAACAAACAAATTCAATGAAACGATTGAAAGAATATTCCTTTGAATGGATCTTACCCGGACATGGCTATCCGATTCACTCGGATCGGAATCGAATTCGTACGCTGCTTGCAAACTGTGTCTCTTGGATGGAAAAAGGATGA
- a CDS encoding hemerythrin domain-containing protein, giving the protein MDSELYKIQREAILEVLDEIESRMNLDFSEGIEDLIHHLAIFSARLFLYFNTEEKIIYPKIKNSEKNRNHSIADDYRQKLLSWRIFFKVYHFRWALPSSILKDHEGFREDTRNLIQKLRQHILKEENEFYILL; this is encoded by the coding sequence TTGGATAGTGAGCTTTATAAAATTCAGCGTGAAGCGATTCTCGAAGTGCTGGATGAAATTGAAAGTAGAATGAATCTGGATTTTTCGGAAGGAATCGAGGATTTGATCCATCATCTTGCGATTTTTTCGGCAAGGCTGTTTCTTTATTTTAATACGGAAGAAAAGATCATTTATCCCAAAATTAAAAATTCCGAAAAGAACAGAAATCATTCGATTGCGGACGACTATCGTCAGAAATTGTTAAGTTGGAGAATCTTTTTTAAAGTATATCATTTCAGATGGGCTCTTCCTTCTTCCATTCTAAAAGACCACGAAGGGTTTAGAGAGGATACAAGAAATTTGATTCAGAAATTGAGGCAACACATTCTCAAAGAAGAAAACGAATTTTACATTCTCCTTTAA